From one Bacteroides intestinalis DSM 17393 genomic stretch:
- a CDS encoding ParA family protein, which produces MKKETLYVAFSTQKGGVGKTTFTVLVASYLYYLKGYNVAVVDCDYPQHSISAMRKRDAEQVNSDEYYKQLAFHQFKTLGKKAYPVLCSSLDEAIKTADEFLASVGTDYDVVFFDLPGTVNSEGVINSLSGVDYIFTPIAADRVVLESSLSFAVAIHKLLVKNEACRLKGLHLFWNMVDGREKTDLYTLYEQTIRELELPLMKVFIPDTKRFKKELDALRKTVFRSTLFPADKRLVKGSNMEELITEIAYLIKL; this is translated from the coding sequence ATGAAGAAAGAGACCTTGTATGTGGCTTTCTCCACCCAAAAGGGCGGGGTCGGCAAAACAACGTTCACCGTCTTGGTGGCAAGTTACCTGTATTACTTGAAAGGCTATAACGTGGCGGTCGTGGATTGCGACTACCCTCAACATTCCATTTCCGCCATGCGTAAACGGGATGCCGAACAGGTGAACAGCGATGAGTATTACAAACAGCTTGCCTTTCACCAGTTCAAGACACTGGGAAAGAAAGCGTACCCTGTCCTTTGCAGTTCACTGGACGAAGCGATAAAAACGGCGGATGAATTTCTTGCGTCTGTCGGGACGGACTACGATGTGGTCTTTTTCGACCTGCCGGGAACGGTGAACAGTGAGGGCGTAATCAACTCCCTTTCAGGGGTGGATTATATTTTCACTCCCATTGCTGCCGACCGGGTGGTATTGGAAAGCAGCCTTTCCTTTGCGGTGGCTATCCATAAACTGCTGGTGAAAAATGAAGCGTGCCGACTAAAAGGGCTGCACCTGTTTTGGAACATGGTAGATGGCAGAGAGAAAACAGACCTCTACACCCTCTATGAGCAGACCATCAGGGAACTGGAACTGCCCCTTATGAAAGTATTTATCCCGGACACCAAAAGATTTAAAAAGGAACTGGACGCACTGCGTAAAACCGTGTTCCGTTCCACGCTGTTTCCGGCGGACAAACGGCTGGTAAAGGGCAGCAACATGGAAGAACTGATAACCGAAATCGCATACCTTATAAAACTGTAA
- a CDS encoding helix-turn-helix domain-containing protein codes for MPNKKTKTVKIRHLECFSAIYGELAQNPEYAGYEIEEAVLQVKSYIPPAVKDVDKAIEKIRFSHATRKYKYPVFEGRELIDQKTLAKMAGVSRQTVARWEELGFISRSDIGLSGSKYFVIKEVVSQLERLKDVK; via the coding sequence ATGCCGAACAAGAAAACCAAGACGGTGAAGATTAGACACCTTGAATGTTTCAGTGCCATTTACGGGGAACTGGCGCAGAATCCCGAATATGCAGGCTACGAAATAGAAGAAGCCGTACTGCAAGTAAAATCATATATTCCCCCCGCCGTCAAAGACGTGGACAAGGCGATAGAGAAAATAAGGTTCAGCCATGCCACCCGTAAATACAAGTACCCCGTATTCGAGGGCAGGGAACTGATAGACCAAAAGACATTGGCGAAAATGGCGGGCGTGAGCAGGCAGACCGTAGCCCGGTGGGAGGAACTCGGTTTCATATCCCGTTCGGACATAGGGCTGTCGGGAAGCAAATATTTCGTAATAAAAGAAGTCGTTTCCCAACTTGAAAGGTTAAAGGATGTAAAATAG
- a CDS encoding DUF4133 domain-containing protein, whose amino-acid sequence MADYPINRGIGKPVEFKGLKSQYLFIFAGGLLALFVLFIIMYMVGINQWVCIIFGVTSATLLVWQTFRLNEKYGTHGLMKLSARKSHPFHIINRKAISRLFHLKQTSK is encoded by the coding sequence ATGGCAGACTATCCGATTAACAGGGGGATAGGCAAGCCAGTTGAGTTTAAAGGGTTGAAAAGCCAGTATCTTTTCATTTTTGCGGGCGGGCTGTTAGCCCTGTTCGTACTTTTCATCATCATGTACATGGTGGGTATCAACCAGTGGGTGTGCATCATCTTCGGCGTTACCTCGGCAACGCTGCTTGTATGGCAGACATTCCGGCTGAACGAGAAGTACGGGACACATGGGTTAATGAAATTGTCCGCACGCAAAAGCCACCCTTTCCATATCATCAACCGCAAAGCCATATCCCGATTATTCCATTTAAAACAAACATCGAAATGA
- a CDS encoding DUF3408 domain-containing protein, which produces MAKQSGGKPQIDEDFMKEIISQGLPVKKQETPTVTVKTAVETPDKPDDKPETADKGEIKAEPKEEKAAKEPARRKKNTPGDYRETYFMRVDLTDRQPLYVSRTTHEKLMKIVTVIGGRKATVSSYVENILLRHFDQFQDEINELYESKFEKPF; this is translated from the coding sequence ATGGCAAAGCAAAGCGGCGGGAAACCGCAAATAGACGAGGATTTTATGAAAGAGATTATTTCACAGGGCTTACCCGTGAAGAAACAGGAAACACCAACAGTGACGGTGAAAACGGCAGTAGAAACACCGGACAAACCGGATGATAAGCCGGAAACGGCAGATAAAGGGGAAATCAAGGCAGAGCCAAAGGAAGAAAAGGCGGCGAAAGAACCTGCCCGCCGGAAAAAGAACACTCCGGGCGATTACCGGGAAACCTACTTCATGCGGGTGGACTTGACCGACCGTCAGCCGTTGTACGTCAGCCGTACCACCCATGAAAAGCTAATGAAGATAGTAACCGTTATCGGCGGACGCAAGGCGACCGTGAGCAGCTATGTAGAAAATATCCTGCTCCGGCATTTCGACCAGTTTCAGGACGAGATAAACGAACTGTACGAAAGCAAATTTGAAAAGCCGTTCTGA
- a CDS encoding helix-turn-helix domain-containing protein, which yields MTNIILTTPEELRAIVSETVSQSLAGFTQPRNEPDNLTPDVAVEVLERHGFLISKARLYKLTAKKEVPFRKYGNKLLFSRKELLTWAENLAKRVNDKDEAALAIAKSANRKIRNYGK from the coding sequence ATGACAAACATTATTTTGACAACGCCCGAAGAACTCCGGGCTATCGTGAGCGAAACCGTTTCCCAGTCATTGGCTGGATTCACCCAGCCGAGGAACGAACCCGACAACCTCACGCCCGATGTGGCGGTAGAGGTGCTGGAACGACACGGTTTTCTGATTTCAAAGGCACGGCTCTACAAGCTGACCGCCAAAAAGGAAGTGCCGTTCCGCAAATACGGGAACAAATTGCTTTTCTCACGGAAAGAGCTTCTCACGTGGGCGGAAAACCTTGCAAAAAGGGTAAACGACAAGGACGAGGCGGCACTCGCCATCGCCAAGAGCGCAAACCGGAAAATCCGTAATTATGGAAAATAA
- a CDS encoding site-specific integrase yields MFKYSKDGISVLSVLDARRAKKSGLFPVKIQVIHNRKQKYYSTGKELSKEDWEILAESKSRRLIEIRASVENSFSIIKSQVEALAERGDFCFDALSMRLGRCTGTTLNTAIQGKIDAFKLNGQVNSYYNYRSTLKSIERFAGGSVPFSAVSADWLSRLDKFLRNEGKTVTTINFYMKALKCVVNDARRNGILKEAQYPFGRGKYEIPSGNSRKLALTMEQIKKVVTYKGSKTVEKYRDFWFFSYLCNGINFRDMLFLRYGNIVDGEICFVRSKTSHTSNHIREIRAVLTPEMRDIIKRWGNPDEGNPDTFLFKYAKDTEDEFVISNIVRRVTHRCNIALAKIAQAVGVPRFTTYSARHSYATVLKRSGTNIAYISESLGHSSLAITENYLASFEQEERIRNAQLLTKFD; encoded by the coding sequence ATGTTCAAGTATTCAAAAGATGGCATATCCGTACTGTCGGTACTGGATGCACGCAGGGCGAAGAAAAGCGGTCTGTTCCCTGTCAAGATACAAGTGATACACAACCGCAAGCAGAAATATTATTCCACCGGAAAGGAATTGTCCAAAGAGGACTGGGAAATCCTTGCCGAAAGCAAGAGCCGCAGACTGATTGAGATACGGGCAAGCGTGGAAAACAGTTTCTCCATCATAAAAAGCCAAGTGGAAGCCCTTGCGGAACGTGGGGACTTCTGTTTCGATGCGCTCAGCATGAGGTTGGGCAGATGTACTGGTACAACCCTTAACACAGCCATACAGGGGAAAATAGACGCATTCAAACTCAACGGGCAGGTAAATTCCTATTATAACTATCGCAGCACGTTGAAAAGCATAGAACGGTTCGCAGGCGGCAGCGTGCCGTTCTCTGCGGTTTCTGCGGACTGGCTGTCACGCCTTGACAAGTTCCTGCGGAACGAGGGCAAGACCGTCACCACCATAAATTTCTATATGAAAGCCCTTAAATGTGTGGTGAATGACGCAAGGCGCAACGGGATTTTGAAAGAAGCCCAATACCCGTTCGGCAGGGGAAAGTACGAGATTCCGAGCGGCAACAGCCGAAAGTTAGCCTTGACGATGGAACAGATAAAAAAAGTCGTGACATACAAGGGCAGCAAGACCGTTGAAAAGTACCGGGACTTTTGGTTTTTCTCCTACCTGTGCAACGGAATCAATTTCAGGGATATGCTTTTCTTGCGGTATGGGAACATCGTGGACGGTGAAATCTGCTTTGTACGCTCCAAGACATCGCACACGTCCAACCATATACGGGAAATAAGGGCGGTGCTCACTCCCGAAATGCGGGATATTATAAAACGGTGGGGAAACCCGGACGAAGGGAATCCCGATACTTTCCTTTTCAAGTATGCCAAAGACACGGAGGACGAATTTGTCATTTCCAATATTGTCAGACGGGTAACGCACCGTTGCAACATCGCTTTGGCTAAAATAGCCCAAGCTGTCGGTGTCCCCCGTTTCACGACCTATTCCGCCCGGCATTCCTATGCGACTGTCTTAAAACGTAGCGGAACGAACATCGCTTACATATCCGAGAGTTTGGGGCATTCAAGCCTTGCCATCACGGAGAACTACCTCGCCAGTTTCGAGCAGGAGGAGCGGATAAGGAATGCGCAGTTATTAACCAAATTCGATTGA
- a CDS encoding toprim domain-containing protein, protein MNIEDVKQIPIADYLHSLGYSPVKQQGNGLWYKSPLREEHEPSFKVNTDRNLWYDFGAGKGGNIIALAKELYCSDSLPYLLNRIAEQTPHIRPVSFSFPQRRKEPSFQHLEVRDLTHPALLRYLQGRGINIELAKRECKELHFTNNGRPFFAIGFPNMTGGYEVRNSFFKGCIAPKDITHIRQQGEPREKCLVFEGFMDYLSFLTLRMRNCPTMPDLDRQDYVILNSTANVSKALDVMSPYERIHCMLDNDKAGYEATRDIELEYSYRVRDFSHNYRGYSDLNDYLCGRKQERKNAASQVQETKQETGQRAAPRQKRGRGI, encoded by the coding sequence ATGAACATCGAAGATGTAAAACAAATACCCATCGCAGACTATCTGCATAGTTTAGGTTACTCTCCTGTCAAGCAGCAGGGTAACGGCTTATGGTACAAATCACCGTTAAGGGAGGAACACGAACCGTCTTTCAAGGTGAACACTGACCGCAACCTTTGGTATGACTTTGGCGCAGGCAAGGGCGGCAACATCATCGCACTGGCAAAGGAACTCTATTGTTCCGACAGCTTGCCATACCTTTTAAACCGGATAGCGGAACAGACACCGCACATCCGTCCGGTCAGTTTTTCTTTTCCCCAGCGTAGGAAAGAACCGAGTTTCCAGCATTTGGAAGTCCGTGACCTTACCCATCCGGCATTGCTCCGTTACTTGCAGGGACGGGGTATCAATATCGAACTGGCAAAAAGAGAATGTAAGGAACTCCATTTTACCAATAACGGCAGACCGTTCTTCGCTATCGGTTTCCCGAACATGACAGGAGGTTATGAGGTGCGCAACTCTTTTTTCAAAGGCTGCATCGCCCCGAAAGACATCACCCATATACGGCAGCAGGGAGAGCCGAGAGAGAAATGTCTGGTGTTCGAGGGTTTCATGGACTACCTCTCTTTCCTTACGCTCCGCATGAGGAACTGTCCGACCATGCCCGACCTTGACAGGCAGGATTATGTCATTCTTAACTCTACCGCCAATGTGTCGAAAGCCCTTGACGTGATGTCCCCGTATGAACGCATCCACTGTATGCTTGACAATGACAAGGCTGGATATGAAGCGACACGGGATATCGAGTTGGAATACTCCTACCGTGTACGTGACTTCTCACACAATTACAGGGGATATTCGGACTTGAACGATTACCTGTGCGGCAGGAAGCAGGAACGGAAAAACGCAGCCAGCCAAGTGCAGGAAACGAAGCAGGAAACCGGACAACGTGCCGCCCCAAGACAAAAGAGAGGCAGGGGCATTTAA
- a CDS encoding DUF4134 domain-containing protein has product MKKKVLFSAVALLAASSAFAQGNGMAGITEATNMVTSYFDPATKLIYAIGAVVGLIGGVKVYGKFSSGDPDTSKTAASWFGACIFLIVAATILRSFFL; this is encoded by the coding sequence ATGAAAAAGAAAGTTCTCTTTTCGGCAGTCGCTCTATTGGCTGCATCCTCTGCTTTTGCACAAGGTAACGGCATGGCGGGTATTACAGAAGCCACCAATATGGTAACCAGTTATTTTGACCCGGCGACAAAATTAATTTACGCTATCGGTGCGGTGGTCGGCTTGATTGGCGGCGTGAAAGTGTATGGAAAGTTCAGCAGTGGCGACCCTGACACCAGTAAAACGGCGGCATCATGGTTCGGTGCGTGTATTTTTTTGATTGTAGCTGCCACCATCCTGCGTTCATTCTTCCTCTAA
- a CDS encoding AAA family ATPase — MENKRKEEAGQDVTMQKEDFAALWKTIHLKVTDTYEVPPEILWVNGSTIGTLGNFSASTGKAKSKKTFNISAIVAAALKNDEVLKYSACLPPNKRKILYVDTEQSKYHCHKVMERILRLAGLPTDKDREDFVFIVLREQTPDKRKQIIGYMLENMPDVGLLIIDGIRDLMYDINSPSESTDLINLLMRWSSGYNLHIHTVLHLNKGDDNTRGHIGTELNNKAETVLQITKSQQDGNISEVKAMHIRDREFDPFAFRINDSALPEAVDGYVFKQPSQDRGFPLAELTEQQHRTALENGFGKQVIYGYENVLKTLKQGYASIGYERGRNIHVELNKFLVNKRMIVKEGKGYRYNPDFHY, encoded by the coding sequence ATGGAAAATAAGAGGAAAGAAGAAGCCGGGCAGGATGTCACCATGCAGAAAGAGGATTTCGCAGCCCTTTGGAAAACCATTCATCTGAAAGTGACGGACACTTATGAAGTGCCGCCCGAAATACTTTGGGTGAACGGCTCTACCATTGGCACGCTGGGTAATTTCAGCGCATCCACGGGTAAAGCCAAGAGCAAAAAGACATTCAACATCTCCGCTATCGTTGCGGCAGCGTTGAAGAATGACGAGGTACTGAAGTATTCGGCATGCCTGCCACCGAACAAACGGAAAATCCTCTATGTAGATACCGAGCAGAGCAAATACCATTGCCATAAGGTAATGGAGCGTATTTTGCGGCTTGCAGGACTGCCTACCGACAAGGACAGGGAGGATTTTGTTTTCATCGTGCTAAGGGAGCAGACACCCGACAAGCGGAAGCAGATTATCGGCTATATGCTGGAAAATATGCCCGATGTGGGGTTGCTCATCATTGACGGAATCCGTGATTTGATGTACGACATCAACAGCCCCAGCGAATCGACAGACCTAATCAACCTCTTAATGCGCTGGTCAAGCGGATATAACCTGCATATCCATACCGTACTGCATTTGAACAAGGGGGATGACAACACAAGGGGGCATATCGGTACGGAGTTGAACAACAAGGCTGAAACCGTCCTGCAAATCACGAAAAGCCAGCAGGACGGTAACATAAGCGAGGTAAAGGCGATGCACATACGTGACCGGGAGTTTGACCCGTTCGCATTCCGTATCAACGACAGCGCATTGCCGGAAGCTGTGGACGGTTATGTATTCAAGCAGCCCAGCCAAGACAGGGGCTTTCCACTGGCAGAACTGACGGAGCAACAGCACAGGACGGCTTTGGAAAACGGTTTTGGCAAACAGGTTATATATGGTTACGAGAATGTCCTAAAGACCTTGAAACAAGGCTATGCAAGTATCGGCTACGAGCGTGGGCGCAATATCCATGTGGAACTGAACAAGTTCCTTGTGAACAAGCGCATGATTGTGAAAGAGGGTAAGGGTTACCGCTATAATCCCGATTTCCATTATTAA